From Lusitaniella coriacea LEGE 07157:
GAATTCTGCCGAATCGATTGAAGCAATTTTTGAACTCGTTGAGTCGATTGTCTTTAAAGAACTTACCAGCATCCAACGTTTAGCCCTGCTGGTGGATGTGGAAGGAACGGGACGCTTGCGCTTGATTGATGCCGCCGCACGCCACGAATTGCCCCAAAAAATGTCAACTTATACCAGTAGTTGGATTAGTCGCAGTATTTGCGAGAAAGTCTTTCAAGATAAGGTGGCGATCAAAAGTATTGACGCACAACGGGACGCGCGTTTTGAAGGGGAAAATAGTATTGTTTCTAAAGGAATTCGCGGGGCATTGGCGGTTCCCCTGTGGGATGGCAATCAGGTTGTGGGGGTGCTTTATGCCGATGCAAATTTGACCTTAAAAGGCTCGGATGCCTCCAATGATGACGATTTGAGTTTTTTTTCCGCGATCGCGAATCTTGTTGCCTATAGCGTTCAGCGTTGGCGACTCAATCAAAAACTGCAAGCAGAAGCAAAAATCAGGCAAAAACTCGAACGCTATCATTCCCCCGCGATCGTACAACAATTAATCGCCGTGGGAGCCGTAGACGGGGGTCGCCTCAAACCCGTAGAAGCAGACATCAGCATTATCTTTGCAGACTTGGTGGGGTTTAGTGCAATGTCCGAACGCATGAGTCCCACCCAAATTGCTCAACTCCTCGATCGTTTTTTTGAAGAAATGCTCAAATTTGTTTTCGCCACCGGGGGAACCTTAGACAAATTTATCGGCGATTGTATTATGGCTTTTTTTGGCGCGCCAGAACCTCAAAGCGATCACGCCGATCGCGCGGTTGCTGCCGCTATTGGAATGCTCAAGCGTCTCGATCGACTCAATGAAGCTAAAATTTGGCCAGAACCCTTGGGATTGCGCATTGCGATTAATAGCGGAAAGGCAGTCGTTGGAGATGTGGGCAGTTCTCAGCGCGTTGACTATACGGTTTTGGGCGCAACGGTCAACCTCGCCGCTCGTATGGAAACCATTTGTCCCCCCAGCGAATGCGTTATTTCTGAGGCAACCTAT
This genomic window contains:
- a CDS encoding adenylate/guanylate cyclase domain-containing protein, whose translation is MTELQLHIHIEGQPDSTVKVAKDEFIIGRLQDCDLCLNFSAISRYHTRFFKNDTGDWHIEDLGSTNGTLLNQVQVKSPRKIAHNDFVQLGDILLSVDFCLGNNSDDSEMETGFFNMRGQTILRNAEELQQAWIQADGAEASSDKQQKAISRLQHLVEIAKNLNSAESIEAIFELVESIVFKELTSIQRLALLVDVEGTGRLRLIDAAARHELPQKMSTYTSSWISRSICEKVFQDKVAIKSIDAQRDARFEGENSIVSKGIRGALAVPLWDGNQVVGVLYADANLTLKGSDASNDDDLSFFSAIANLVAYSVQRWRLNQKLQAEAKIRQKLERYHSPAIVQQLIAVGAVDGGRLKPVEADISIIFADLVGFSAMSERMSPTQIAQLLDRFFEEMLKFVFATGGTLDKFIGDCIMAFFGAPEPQSDHADRAVAAAIGMLKRLDRLNEAKIWPEPLGLRIAINSGKAVVGDVGSSQRVDYTVLGATVNLAARMETICPPSECVISEATYRKLKKRGGFFLMGEYQFKGIKRPIKVMKTQRRPSK